The DNA sequence ctggcattcttcgttccattgctatttgcgcggtccttaacttgttttcaagcttctttgtcagtctcccaagtttctgccccacatgttagcaccggtaaaatgcactgattgtacacctttcttttcaatgataagcttccagtcaggatctgacaatgtctgcctatGTGCTCCAAACAATTTTTATCTTTCTGtaaatttgcttctcatgatcagggtcccctgtgagtaattgacctaggtaaacgtactcctccacagactatagaggctgactggcgatcctgcactcttcttcccttgcccggctattgatcattatctttgtcctcTGCCTATTAATTTTCAACCCTGCACCTgtactttctctgttaaggtcctcaatcatttgttcgaACTCGTCCccattgttgctgaacaggacaatgtcatctgcaaatcgaaggttgccgagTTATTCTCCGTTGATCTTTACtcataagccttcccagtttaatagcttttattcacttttattctttgtattttatttattaggtcctttgttacttgggagagcttacctactggttgccttgctgcattacctcccacttcaattactgcttctgaagccagcctagttatggtttcattcactgcctctatgtcatcatctctctattctaaggctgcacatttgtttgcaagtgcaaacctgaattggtctgcttttacccttactacaTCTAGGTTGGCCCGTTTCTTTTTGACCAACTTtaccctttctctcttcaaattgaggtgaatcctagccctcattaACCTATGATAACTGcacctttaccctacctaacacttctacatcctgcactatgctgggatcggcagaaagtgtgaaatcaatttcatttcttgtttcatcattagggcttttccaggtgccctttttgttccaacgcttcctgaagaaggtgttcattgtTCACACCTTATCCCTTTCCGCAAATTCTACCATCTCTgctcgagtgttcctagaatccacaCTGTAggtgccaattgcttgttcaccaccctgcttttcccccacttttgcactgaagtcgcccacgACTACATAATATTGATTTTGCACTTTTCGCAGCGCTAATTCAACATCTACAGGCCACTGTTCTGTTTCTTCACCATCGTGACTGGAGGGTGGAGCgcaggtttgtactacctttattcatACCTCCTATACAGCTTTATTATGTATTACATGTGTGTACATTATGTGTATACACATTACATTATGTGTATTACAATACATGAAGCTATACAGCTTCATGTATTGTattacccactcctgctatagccccagcaggggctgcagtatgtataaataaataaataaataaataaataaataaataaataaataaataaataaataaattatgactactgctaccctctcattaatgctctAGAGTTTGTCAATGTTGCTCGCTATATCATTTCtcatatctatatctatatatatatatccatatagatatatatatctatatatatcatATCTATATCGTttctcatgcgacgcaccgagtctccacactgtgaggtgtgcaatgtggctgagactataggtcatgtgctttgtgactgccctaagtttgtggaagagcgtgataggttggtcaaggaccttacgcgtctcgacagcgcaccgttgtcggaggatgttattttaggctcttggccagacgctcagtcgagttttaaggccatcaaggcattactgaactttttaaaaattacgggcctggactgcagactttgagcatgcccaattgcttgccatattttctacatcttccttctatcgtcatcgtcacccatcatgcacctctttcttccctctttctttcccacttccccttcccccaatgccgagtagctggctagaggaatacacctcaggccgacctctcggcatttcgtgtcattaaacttctttctctctctctcgctctatccttatggattaggaaccCTACCccaaactgcttcttatctggcagtcctctgtagcagaggacgtggccatttgtcagcactgtataagacTCACCAATtttttctaacctcactaaggccaatgatatcccaaacaatgcctgatagttcctcaaagagtgcTGCTAGGCTAGCTCCACTTGAGAGGGTGCGTGTTCaatgttgcaagggtcagtttccactgGTTCACATGGCGCTATATTTGTCCTTGTGACTACAGTAGTCATCGTCTGCGACTTTTATGCCATGCCGAATTCCTGTGATGAACATACTCGTTGGCAGAACAGAAAGGATTTGAACGATCAATGCTACTGGCGAGCACACACACCTTATTGGCAGGGTTGGGCCTATGCGTGAGGCCCTCTTCAAGTAGCTCCGCTTCCCAGTCTTCGCCCTCGTCCTGAGGGTCGAAGCTGTAGAATGGCATCAGATGGTGCCGCAATCTGTCAAGCCTAAGAGGAAGGGGGTGAGGAGAAAGCAGTGAAcagtgcatacctgccaacctgtgaataTCAAATTTCATACAAATCGCATGGGCACGGCATCAAGGAGGGGGCAGGGAAGGGAGGGGTTATGCACTGTATTTAAAGTCACTCTTGAGCATGGGTGCCTTCCGTTGGACATGCATGCACTTTATTAACAGTAATTTTTAACTTTAGGCACGCACACAAGCTTGACACAGCTGCAGCTACTAACAAGCAACACATTTTTATATCACAGTGACCTTTTTCCGGGAACTTTGCTGCCACCAATTtcacctgcttcaggaacttgtctgtACAAACTTGCTCGCAGCAAGCGTCCCCTCTTGCATCCTTTCGTCATCAGAAGACTTCCAAAGAAATGTTTGGAGGTCGACGAACGACACATTTTCGTgaacagaatttatttttcgtAAAATGTGAATTGGTAAAATCATAAAAGGCACCTAAACTGATCAACTCTACGGAAAATTTGCGACAGCTAGCAGGCATGGAACTTCCAGTCTAAAACTGCTTCACTTCTTGCGCTTAGACTTGAAATAGCATTTTCATTTCAACAGGTCTCTTAGGCCCAGTTCAGACTGCCAACATACTAcataaaagaaagcaaaatttaATGCAACACCTGTGAGACGCACATCATAGTGACATGACAGTGGTGCCACAGCTGCGCAGGTAATGAAGGTGTGTACGTACCTGCTCTTTCTAACGAGAAATAccacctgaaaaaaagaaaaaataggcTTAACAGCTGTGCATGTCAGTCttcttttctccctctctctctctctctctctctctctccctcaaccTAAAAGCAACAAAAATAAATTCGCATGTCACGCACAGACAATGCATTTCAGGTGTCGTATTACGTTCTGAATGTATTAACCgtatgaagccaaggaaagcatgagGAACCAAGAGCTTTCTGAAACCGATGAGTTTTGAAATAGAAATGCAAAAAGAATGATTATCCAGGGTTAGTTTCGCGATAAGGTTATAATAAGGCTGTGATTGTAGCAAGGTTACAGGACAAGCAAAGCCAAAGCATGGGAAGTAACAACAACACATTCAGGAATGCAATGCTTTTGCTATACGCTGCCAAGCCCTTTGAATTATGAATCAGTCAAGTTGGATCTGTTTACCTGCACTTGAAGTGAGTTGCGCTTAGAAACAATGTGAGAATGTGCATATTCTTCAGCACTGTTACTATATTACTTATTGCAGTACCTTTGCTATAATGTAAGcatctgaatttttttctttttcctgtcttCATGCTGCTGTGAACCCATGTAATGGGAGACAGAAATAAAATGATTGCTGGCTTGACTGATAAGCTTCATATCTTTAAAGGAAAAGGAAAATCAAAGTGGTAGAAGAGAccaagaagaagaaagaaactttatttccccgatgctttTCTTGGTTCCATTGTCTGTTAGCTTTAAATGATTAATAAATATCAAGCCTCCTCAGTTTCCCTGATACTTCCAGCTCATCGTGACCATATGTGTCAGAAAAAGTAACATGATGACCGATACAATGCGTGGATACAGCAGTACAAATGTTGTTACTGCGCGGCTTCTTGTAAACAACAAACACTGCGTTGCACGTGGAATGCCACATTCGACATGAGTTTCAGCTTGCTATGGCACATCGTGTTGGTGCGTCTTTGTTCCACCGAGGCAGCACTGGCCAGACTATAACGTCTCCGTCATCACTTTACGTGGCTGCGTGACAGCTGCAGACCACAGCAGGGGAGATGGGACAGCAGTGGTCGCTGTTTACACCACGAACGGCGACGCCCCTGTTTACGACCTCAAGGCTCTGAGAGTGCAGTCCATGGGACTGTAGTCTGCATTCTCTAAACATGACAAAACTCACTCACGAATTGAAAATACTGAAGTCATTCTCTACAGCTCTTTGCTTCTTAATGAGTCTGAAGGTGCAAGATTTGTCTGCAATTAAATTTTGAATGGACAGAAAATGTTGGCGTCTGAAAGGGTCACATGCGCCTGCACACTCACAAGCACTGCATGCTCTGGTGCGTGGCATTACATGTAAGTGAACCTCTTGCCATCAATTAAGTATAATTTAGAACTGTAAATTGGGAGAGTTGATGTTCATTCATTATTTCTAGAGCGCAAGGGGGCAAAGATTAAATGAGACAGGGAAGACGCAGACACAGTGTTTTATCCAGCTTTTGACCTTCGCGCCCTGCAAATAATGAAAATACTATTATTATAAAAGAACTTGTCTTTTCTATACGTCCTGTACATATCTGTACCTACTTTATGTGATGAAATCACACACTCTTCGTTTCATTTCACTCCTATAATCTTTATATAACATAGTCCCATAGTGAGCAAATGTGTATTAATGCGTTGCGCCAACTGTACCAGTACCAAAACCAACATGCTGTTCCGAGGCATAATAATCAACATTGATTAACTGGTTTATTATTCACTAACTTACGAGAGCTGTGGCAAGGCCTATGCAGATGACGAGGCTAAGTGGAACAAACACGTAGGCAAGGCTTGTTGAGTCCCAGCCTGACGATGCCTCTAGCACGGGAGCTTCCTCATTGGTGATGTTTGCGGGTGCCTCTGCAACTGGCAGCTCTGTGCCATTGCCTGCTGTGCTCGCTGAGAGCAGCATGGCTTGGCTTGCTTTAACTTCTAGAGATGCTGCCCTCCGATTTGCTCCATCTGAAAGCAGTGAAATTTACATTAGCTCACATCTCGCTGTCAGAGACATCTGCAGAtgcacactaaagagaaacattaaCGGgaccataaataaaaaaaaaaaacaatcaattTAGACTTTCTAGGGtgttctttcaaaactctatttctttttttaattttgcacTAATAGGTTgattaagagaaaagaaaaattaagctcAAATTTCATCTTCGAAGTGTGTGCTGAAGCAACAGCATCGGTATGTCAGTGTGATGTGGTGACCTACAAAGTATCTTCTCCTATTCGGGCTATCGAGGCTCAGATAAAGTTCCTGAAGATTGCTAAGTTCAATCTTTATGTTCTTTAGAATACAGCGTAGTCCTTCACGAATAAAAAGTTAACTAGGCCTGAGCAGACGCCATCAGAATCCAGGATATCTCAACGAGCTGGTATGGGAACTTCAAGGCACCATCAACAgtcgtcttttctttttgcagcttttctggcttaccaagcttcTTCTCACAGTAAGAGTGGCTTGTCTAGCATTGTAAAGGGGTGATTTACTATTTAAACTGGAATTATTTATCTTTTAAGAGTTCCTTTCATGCTAACTCACATATAGACCAACAAGTAAGCCAAGAAAATGGAAAGGCACAATTGAAATCAACACAACGCGTTAAGATCTCTTTCCTTCAACTTAGTAACTCTCCAGTACTCTGCAGATTTTATATAACTGGTCAACCAAGTATAATTGCTTGTGCTTCcataataaattaaaaaaaaatatgtatgttCTCGCACAATAACAAAGAAAATGTACTGCCGAGGATGGAGAACTAGGCAAGCTGGGACTTGAGGCAGCGAGTGTGTGTTTGATACCTGCATACCCTGCAAGCACAGCCTTCCTCATTTGCCAGTGTGTTCATTCACTCGATTTGACCACAATTTCACAAGAATGATGGAGAGAGTGCAGGGTGTCCTGTGTGTTGCTTTTGTCGTTTAGCTGTGTTCAGTTGAAAGATCAAGGTCACTTAGCACTGCTTAGCCTTTCAGTCCCACCAATTTGCCCAAAATTCAGTCAGACtcattgattgactgactgaatGAGTGACATCCGAAAGCAACACATTTGATGTGAGAAATGCTGTACTGAAGAATTCTCTATTAGAATTTACTGCTACGAGCACCCAAGGCATGGCACCTAAGCATTCTTGCATTCCACCTCCATTGGAATGTGGTCGCCATGATTGGAAATCGAACCTGTAACTTTGTGCTTAGCTACAGAAGGCCACAGCCACAAAGCGGTGGCAATTCTACGACGTGAAATGCCAGCCACAATTCGTACTATCTTTTGTAAAGAAGCTGAGTCTTTGAGGCACGATTACATATTCACTTCCCAAATTGATCAGCATTCCAAAGCTGGCACTCACAAAAGTAAGCTTTTGTGGCAGCTTCTCTAACCTCACCACAAAGACAAAAAACACACAACACTCGTCGTTATCAGACATGGAGAATTCCATGTAAACAAATGCCAGAAGTGTTGCCTTGGCAATTTCCCACACTGACCTAAGCCCAATGTTTTAAGTTCTCTTTTAAAAGCACAGCGGGTTTTCAACTTATGCCTTCCATTTCTGCTACGCAACCTCACCAGACCCTTGTGGCTCTTCATGTGAACCCTCAACACCAATACACCTTTATTTTGCATGTTGCACAATACTTGCTGATGACGGCAGCAACTGCAGTTATAGCTTACCCGAAAACAAACATTTGTAGTGAATCTTGCTAAATCTAGCTTACGAGTTTGCGTACACATTACTCATGTCTTTATTTTAAAGCACAATGACCTGCTGTGTTTATATTTCATGACAGACAGACACTATTCCCATTTAACATTCTATCATAGAAAGACCTGCAGCGACCGGCTATACTGTGcgtgacctgtactgtgtgttctacttcATTCTTTGACatttgtcatcttgctctttctttcctctcctCCTTGCTATCTTCCATTTATATGCTTCTGTCCCCTCCTTTCTGAAGACTAGCCAAGCGTAGTGCCCCTCCTGGTGGCCAGTTGCCAGGCTGCTCCTCATTTTCCCTCTCCTGTCAAATGTATACATGATCAAAACAAATGATAATAATAACAGGTTTGAGGTGCTTCAGTAATGCCCAGCTCGGCGAGGTGAAAGTGAGACATATGGAATTGTGGGTAACAATATCGTGGCTTCCAAAGTGGCTTGCAGAAGTACAGAGAGCTGGGCTAGTTGGacggttattttttttattgagagaGAGAGGCCAGCATTTCATTCATCTTTGCTACGCTTGTGCAATCCAAACTGCCCTGCCTTCCTGACTGATTCTTGCAATGTAATGATTTCATTCGACATATTGTGTTTGGTGGCAGCACTACAAAGCTAGTGTTTGATTCCTCTAGAACCATAAATGATTCAGGGCATCTGATACATGGTCTGACGCGCACAGTTCGCGAGACAGCATATACTTATCTCACGAAATGGGACTCTTGCTTCAGGAGGAACGATAAAACCCACATGCGCAACATTAAAGTCTGAAGAAGCTATCACCGTCCCctacacaagaaaaaaatatgacacCCCATGACGGTCAACTACTTCGTGTTTTATTAAATGCTTTCTTTGCCCGCTTCGTCCAACTCGAATATGAATTAAAAGGCGTGTTCTACAATGAAGCTGCCGGAATATCGCAGTTACCCGTAGTACAGCAGTGACAATGGTGCGAATTAAACCATAACCAAGACAACTGCGTTCATGGCAATCCCAGGAGAACATCGCGATAAATGAGGAGCGAGCGCAGTGCTATTGCAATGGCATGACAAAAAACACACCGAGCAACAAGTGTACGTACGCGACCAGCAGAACCACGGAAGTACGTGGGCCAAAGCTTAAAACGGACACAGTGCGCGCACTCCCGATAATCCAAAGAAATAGTTTCAAGGGCATTTAAACGACGCAAAACCCTTATATGCACAATGGATGGTGACAACTGTCACGGCTTTTCACGATCCAAGCGGCGTTTGCTCACGTGCAAACTGCCCGCTTTGCCGCCTGACAACGGAAGCGTCGGGAGCATTCCTCGTCTGTTCGCATTCTCATATTGCAGACATTGGGTTCGAGTCGCGCAGAAGCCATGCGCGAGCCAGACGAACTTTCTccgtgagaaagaaaaaaaaaatgccgtcatAAGAGTGGTTTGACAAGTCACGAAGCAGCACCGCGCGGGCGACCAGTCGTACTTAAATGAAAGTAACTCCAGCACCAGCCAAGTGTTTTTAAAACACTTGGGCGACGGGGACGGAAAACGTCGGCGACCGGTAGCGAGCCTTCGAAACAAACGCCTACGGAGCGCTTACTTCTGCAAATGTGGCGGGGATGACTCATGCGCGCTTTGCTTTCTCTCGACGAGGAGCAACTGTCATGAGCGCGCGTGAGTGTTGAAAAAGATGAGAGTCGCGCGAAAAGATTACGCGAGAGAAGCCTTCGTACGGGTACGCGGCACTAACTAGGCGCTCTTACCGGGCCGAAGTTTGACCGGTGGCGGCCGATTTCCGCCGAAACGATGACTTGACAGCGGCTAAAAATAATATAGCAGACGACCGCCACAGGCCGCCGCCATTTTGCAAGAAAACAACAAAGGTCCGCATTTTCTCAAACCTGAGAAAATGTTATACAATTTGAAACCCATGAGTAATGTCAAGTTTGCTTTTTAAATATTACAATATGTGTTTTAAACAGCAATAAATTATAAATTACGAAGTTTACGCTTTTGTAATTGAGTGCGGTCCTCGACACGGCAAACATGGCTCTCCTGTTGAGGCGAAACCTGCTGCCCCGGCTGGCCAACATTCACAAAGTGAAGCGTTTAGCGAGCGCTTCCATATCAACTACACCGAAAAATAAGGAAGTTCCAACGGCTACGGTGCCGGACACAGTCGGCAAACCGCCCGTGACCGCGGCCGACTTTGCGGACACCAAACCGCGGGTACGTAAGGTCATCCGTGTCGCCTGTCCGATGTGCACCGGTCTCACGGTGTGCACATGGTTGCGCGGTAATTTTGCTGAGTTATGAATGTGTCGCAAGTCATTCTTCGTAACCTACAGTGTTACTGTTCGCCGCTGGCTTGGTTCCTCTATCTTGTACTGGATGCGATTCGGCATCTGTTAATAATGCGCGTGGTCGCCACCGAAGCCCAAGTCAAGTTGGGTTAAAGTTTGGACGTTGTGTTGTGGTGCGAATCGTCGTGCAAACAGCTGTATCCTGGGCGAAGAGCTCTCGGGGTCATCTTTATCTTGTTGGATTTTGTATATTCGTACAAATCCCCGGTAGACTTCTGCAACTGCGTGGCTCCTACTCCTCGTCAAAGCGTTTAGGCTAAAACAGTCATTTTATGCCGTTTCAACATTTTTGCGAGTCAAAGACAGCTCGTTAATACGTGACTGCGTTCTGGTCCGACATCAAGTGGTCGGTGTCGAAAGCTATGCTTGCGTGTAGAGATATTCGTTTTGTGTACACCGTCGGTATATGTACCCTTTCTGTCAAACTCTTGTCCTTCTACCGAATAAATCACGGATTGGCTCACTAACAAGTACCAGCGTCGCGGTATTTGAACACTCGCTTCGCGTATTACAGGCTTCGCGTTGTTGTATGCACGCtttacgtgtgtgcgtgcgtgaggtTTCCTCGAGTGTAAACGGGTGTGTATGGTGGCTGTCGTCTCAGGAGTTCTGTCGTTTGCGCACGCcaggtaactttttttttccagcgtgCGTTTATTATACTGTGTAACACTTCACAAGAGTGtgctttttattttcttcgtGTTTGTGTTCTTTCATTGATGATCCTGATGCATTGTACGTACTTTCAACATTTGGACTGTTCTGGTATTTACGAACTGCTGACGTTTTGTAACAGTAGTTATCTTCACATCTATGTTTGCCCCCTCCTTCTGTTCCATTGTGGTTTGCAGTATCaaataaatacacaaataaattAAGTTTCGTACCACAATTAATGATGTTTCTTGTGGTTGTTTTCCAGTACTGGATCAGTTACGGCTACAGTACCGAAGACTACCATGAAGACAGCGATGCCCATCACACAATTATGTTCACGGGCCTCTCGTTGGTCGTGTGTGGCGCCGTGATTGCGTTCGCATACGCACCCGACTTCAAGTAAGTAGCAAATGACCGCGAAACTAAGTTTCTTGGGAACACGCATGCTAAAACATAAGTTTCACCTGCAACCGGTACATAGCACAAAAGAGCTTGT is a window from the Dermacentor albipictus isolate Rhodes 1998 colony chromosome 6, USDA_Dalb.pri_finalv2, whole genome shotgun sequence genome containing:
- the LOC139060857 gene encoding small integral membrane protein 29-like, with amino-acid sequence MLLSASTAGNGTELPVAEAPANITNEEAPVLEASSGWDSTSLAYVFVPLSLVICIGLATALVVFLVRKSRLDRLRHHLMPFYSFDPQDEGEDWEAELLEEGLTHRPNPANKNPEFHEPPKLAFRSVL
- the NP15.6 gene encoding NADH dehydrogenase [ubiquinone] 1 beta subcomplex subunit 11, mitochondrial, which encodes MALLLRRNLLPRLANIHKVKRLASASISTTPKNKEVPTATVPDTVGKPPVTAADFADTKPRYWISYGYSTEDYHEDSDAHHTIMFTGLSLVVCGAVIAFAYAPDFKNVDWIEREAYLELERREKLGLPLVDPNLIDPSRIVLPSDEELGDFEIVL